AACCTGATACCAGTACATCAGCTTGTTTCGTTTATGAGGCAGGTAGTTACCCACGGCCAAGACTGCGACAAGAACAATCACGGGCAAATAGCTCTTCATGTAGTAGGCGACGACGATGGCTGCAACGGCTCCAGCCAAAACATGAATGATTTTACGATTGTAGTAAACTGCTACGTGATGAGCCATTCCTCGTCCAACCATCCAGTTGTATGTCCTACGCGTTACAAAAGATGTCACAAACAGTATCCAGATGAACAGCACAAGAGTCAACACTATTTCCTCAACGGTGGGCAAAGTAAACATGTGGATGTAAAGATTTTCACTGATGTATAAATTTTTCCAGTAAAACTCTGAGCCATGAGGATAGGAGAGGCTCAGCAGCATCTCGACAGGGTTTACGGCAAACGTGACAAAGCCCGTGGACTTGAACGTACTTTTCTCTGGCTTGTGTCGGAGATGGGTGAGCTTTCAGACGCCTACATCAAAAACAAGGGCCCGCGACAGTTGGATGAAGAGGCTGCAGATGTCTTGGCATGGCTTCTCAGCTTCTGCAACGTCGCCTCCATAGACCTTGAAAAAGCGTTTCTAAACAAGTATGGAGGAGGGTGCCCACGATGCGGGTCCATTCCATGCCTTTGCCCACTTCTTTAACGGCCGTGCCGCCTTATCTCCTCCTCAATCTCCTCAAGCGTTTTACCCGTCACATCAATACCCAGTTCACGAGCCCTTTCCAAAACCTCTTCTCT
The sequence above is drawn from the Candidatus Caldarchaeum subterraneum genome and encodes:
- a CDS encoding MazG nucleotide pyrophosphohydrolase, translated to MRIGEAQQHLDRVYGKRDKARGLERTFLWLVSEMGELSDAYIKNKGPRQLDEEAADVLAWLLSFCNVASIDLEKAFLNKYGGGCPRCGSIPCLCPLL